From Mucilaginibacter gotjawali:
AGTGTACCCGTTGATAAATTTGACAAGGATGGTAACAAGATAGGTACGGTAATGAAAGCCGGTGAATTAAACCCAGACAGCGTTGTGAAATTCAGGATAAAGGAAGACTGGGTATTTGACAGGCAGCGCTCCATATTTGAGCCCCGTATTATTGGTTTAGCGCCAATGGTAAAAGTTAAAGTTGGCAGCACCGAAGAATATCAACCTGCATTTTGGTTGTATTTCCCTGATGCAAGGCCAATATTTGCAGTGAAGGAAGTTGTCAGCAAAAACAGTGATAATACCGGCCTGAGTTTCGACGATATTTTTATGAAGAGGATTTTTACCAGCTACATCGTGAAAGAATCCAACGATAAGGATGAACGTATCAAAGATTACGCTACGGGTATAGATAAGCTGTACGAATCTGAACGGATCAAAAATCCCTGCAGGATTGGGAGCTGAATTTGTGGTCGTACTAATGAAGTCGGGAAAGTCCGAAAGTCAGTAAAGTCCGAAAGAAAAATATTTGATGCCCTGATGATTAATTTCGTCAGGGCATTTTTGTTGAACCACCGGTCAGACCTATCCACGCCGCTCATTGCGAGGAACGAAGCAATCTCTAATCAGGACATTCACGAAACGAAATGCATCAGAATTTCCGGCGTGCGGCTGACAGGTAATCCGTTTCGCGCCGGTCCGAGATTTGCATGTGTAGAGATTGCTTCGTTCCTCGCAATGAGCGACAAGAGGGTTATTTCTCCCCAAAATACGCAAGTATTGCCTTTGCCTGTTTGGTATTCACCACCTCCATCAAAACTTCTTCCGTCGCTTCGCGTACTTTTTTTACTGATTTAAAGTATTTCAATAATTTTTCGGCTGTGGTTTTGCCTATGCCTTCAATAAGCTCAAGTTCGGTAACCAAAGTTCCCTGATCCCGCTTCTTACGGTGAAAAGTTATGCCAAAACGGTGCGCTTCATCCCTTAAGTGCTGGATAACTTTTAAGGTTTCCGATTTTTTATCCAGGTATAAAGGATATTGATCGCCGGGGTAATACAATTCCTCCAGGCGTTTGGCAATGCCGATAACGGTAACCTGTTTTTCTATCCCGAGTAACCTCAGGCTCTTCATGGCTGATGACAGCTGCCCCTTGCCGCCGTCGATAACGATCAGTTGCGGCAGTTCCCCAGCTTCATCCAGCATGCGCCTGTAGCGCCTGTGAACAGCCTCTTCCATCGTAGCAAAATCATCAGGGCCTTCTACGGTTTTTACATTAAAATGCCGGTAATCTTTTTTTGAAGGCTTCCCATCCTTAAATACAACAATTGCCGAAACCGGGTATTTACCCTGGAAATTGGAGTTATCAAAACACTCAATGTGCCGCGGCAGGGTATTCATCCGCAGGTCTTTCATCATTTGCGTAAGCAGCCTTTCGGTTCTTATTTCCGGGTTTAGTTTTTCATATTGATCGATCTTTTCTTTCCTGAAGAACCGCACATTTTTCTCCGAAAGGTCAAGCAGTTTCCGCTTTTCACCCAACTTCGGCACCGTAAATTTTAACGACTGATCTTCAACGTCGATATTAAAAGGAACGATGATCTCTTTTGAATGGCTTTCATACCTGGTCCTGAACTCGGATATAGCCAACTCCAATAGCTCCTCATCACTTTCATCCAGCCGCTTTTTCAGCTCGATGGTTTGTGTCTGGATGATGGTGCCATTCATCACCTTTAAGTAATTTACAAAGGCATATTTTTCGTCGGAGGCGATGCTGAATACATCCACATCGGTAATAGAGGAGTTAACCACCGTTGACTTGCTCTGGTAATTCTCCAGCAACTCGAATTTTCTTTTTAAGCGATGGGCATATTCAAAATTCATGTCGGCAACTGCCTGCTCCATATCACTTTTCAGGTTACGAAGTACGCCGCCGATCTTCCCGGTTAAAATGTCTTTAATTTCATTAATGCTGTGGTCGTAATCATCTTCCGTCTGGTAATCCTGGCAGGGCCCTTTACAGTTACCCAACTGGTATTCCAAACAAACCTTAAACTTGCCTTTTTGAATATTTTCTTTATTGAGCGCCAGGTTACAGGTACGTAAGGGATAAGTTTCTTTTATCAGCCCTAAAATATTATGCATCATACTTACCGATGCATAAGGCCCAAGATATTTTGACCCATCGCGTACGATGCGCCTGGTCCAAAAGATGCGCGGGTAATGTTCATTTTTGATGATGATCCAGGGATAGGTTTTATCATCCTTTAACATGACATTATACCGCGGCTGGTGCTTCTTTATCAAACTGTTCTCCAACAGCCAGGCATCAACCTCAGTATCAACAATGGTAAAGGTGACATTCCGGATCTTGGATACCAATACCCGGGTTTTGGCATTTACATTATAGTCCTTGTTAAAATATGAGCCCACACGGTTACGCAGGTCCTTTGCTTTACCGATATAGATCAGTTCCTTCTCCTCGTCCCAAAACTGGTAAATGCCTGGTTTATGGGGAATATTTTTTAACGCTTCTTTGTAGTCAAATTTGTTCATTGGTTCACTGGTTCATTAGTTCATTGGTAGCATGGCTTATCCGATTCAATAAACCTTTGAATGATTTAAATACCTGCCTTGTTAGCAGCTGATTTACCAATAAACTTTAGATAAGCATTTAGCTTAAGATGAATAGATTGAAGTTTTTCAAATAATGCAGTGAATTGATCTTCATTCAAAAGTCCCCTTGTTTTTGACTTTTTCAGCCACCCCTTTGTTTCAACTATCGAGCCCCGGCTAAAATAACAGAAGTTTTTATTTTCTTTATAATGATACCGCCCGTACCCTTCAGCAATATTTGCCCCGATTGAGTCAGCAGACCTTACAATTTGCTTGCCAACAGTATCTTTGGCAAAATAATCCCATTCACTTACGATAAACCAAATTTCATCACTAAAACTCTCGGCTAATTGGTAAACTTCTAAATCTTCAAGATTATAATAACTCATCATTATATTTTTTGAAAATAATTAACGGAAATTAATTAGCGAACTGTGCAACCAATAAACTAATGAACCAGTGAACTAATGAACCAATCAGAATCCTAACTTCTTATCCACATCATTTGTTCCCTGCTGCTGCTGTTTATAGGCATTACAATCTAAAGTAATGGTCATGTTTTTTGGGGCGTCAAAATCAACATTTTTTTTGATCCCAAGGGCCGGATTGGCATAAACCCTTTTCATAAATCCTGCAAATATAGGCAGGGCCGAATTGGCGCCTTCGCCAAGCCTTGTTGACCGGAAGTGAATATCCCGGTCTTCGCAGCCTGACCATACACCGGTAACCAATTGCGGTGTTATCCCAATAAACCAGCCGTCGGAGTTTTCCTGGGTGGTACCGGTTTTACCGCCAATAGGGTTATTTAAGCCATATTTATACTTTAACCTTGATCCTGTACCATCTTCTATTACTCCTTTCAGCATATAGGTCATTACGTAAGCGCTTTGCGCATCCATCGCCTGCACCACTTTAGGGGTATGGGTATAAACCACGTTGCCATTTTTATCTTCAATACGCAAAATAAATGTGGGCTCAGTCCAGGTGCCGTGGTTGGCAAATACCGAATAAGCGCCTGTCATATCAAATACCGAAGCATTAAATACACCCAAACAAATTGATGGATATGGCGGTACATCGCTGGTAACGCCCATCTTTTTGATCAGCTCCATTACGGGTGTTGGTTTCACTTCATTCATTACATAGGCCGTTACATAATTTTGCGAATGCGCCAGCGCTGTTCTCAGCGAGATAGCCCCCGGCAGCGTTTCAGTAGGCGATGAACCCGGCGTCCAGCCGTCAATCGTAACCGGTACATTATCCACTTCCTGGCAGGGCGAAAAGCCATTTTCGATGGCAACGGCATAGGTAAACGGTTTGGCGGTTGAACCCACCTGCCGTGTGCCAACTTTAACCTGGTCGTATTTAAAATGTTCAAAATCTGTGCCGCCTACCCAGGCCTTTACATAGCCGGTGGTTGGGTCCATGCTCATCAGGGCATTGCGCAACATCATTTTTGAGTATAATATCGAATCAATTGGCTTCATCAGCGTATCAATATCTCCCCGCCAGGTAAATAACTCCAGGCTGTCGGGTGTATCAAAATTTTGCCTGATCTCGTCTTCTGATTTACCCTGCAACTCCAATTGCTTGTACCTGTCAGACCGGTACATCCCTTCGTCGAGCAATAATTTAAAATTCTTGATGCTTTTCCACCGGCTAACCCCTTTCCATTGATCATTGAACTGACCTTGTAACTGGGGCATATACTCGCGCTGTGCTTCTTCCGCATATTGCTGCATTGTAGCGTCAATGGTGGTATATATTTTTAAACCGTCGCGGTCAAGGTCATATGGGGTGCCGTCTGACCGGACAATATTCTGGTTTTTAAAGATCTTTTGGATCTCCTGTTTCAGTACCGCCCTGAAATATGGCGCCGGCCCTTCGTTATGGTTCATCGGGTTAAAGTCGATCCCCAATGGTTTGCTTTTAAACTCCTGCAACTGGCCATCGGTTAGATAGCCTTGTTTCTCCATCAAGCCAAGGATCAGGTTTCGCCGGTTTAGCGCCCTGTCCGGATGCCGTATGGGTGAGTAAACACCGGGACCCTTAACCATACCAACCAACACAGCCGCCTGGTCGGGCGTAAGTTTATCAGGGGTAACATTAAAGTAGGTATGCGCAGCAGATTTGATACCAAAAGTATTGTAAGCGCCAAAATCCACTGTGTTTAAGTACATCGTTATTATTTCCTGCTTGGTATACCGCCGCTCAAGGCGAACCGCGATAATCCATTCTTTTAATTTTTGTGTGAGGCGTACAAAGGGGTTATGTGCACCCTGGCTCCCCGAAAAGAGATTTTTAGCCAGCTGCTGGGTAATAGTACTCCCCCCCTGCTTTGACCCGATCAGGTTTAATAAAGGAATGGTAAACAAACGGCGAAAATCTATCCCCGAATGGTCATAAAATCGCGAATCTTCGGTTGCGATCAGCGCGTTTACTACATTGGGCGACAGCTGCGAAAAGCTTACACTGGAACGGTTTTGTACATAATAAGTCCCCAGAACTGTAGTGCCATCTGCCGATATAACTTCAGAAGCCTGGTTACTTTTAGGATTTTCAAGGTCGCGGAAAGATGGGAGTTGCCCGAATAAGCCGAAATAGGTAACCACAAGCAGCAATACAAAAAGTGCAAAAAAGCTTAGCACCGCTCTCCACAGGTACCAGTTATACCTTTTTATATCCCCGGGCGAAAGTTTAATGATCATGATCAGTAATTGTTTTGAAAATAGTCGATATAACTATCCAATGTTTTTTGGTCGGCTAATTTATCCAGATTTTCCTTAGTAATAATAAAAAAGCTGTACTTATCCTTTGGCACCTTCATAATATCCGGCAAAAGCGGTACAATATCATGGGCAAACTTCTTTACTTTTTCCAGCGAAGGGAACAAGCCTACATAGATCACCTGGTCATGATCGCCAACGGCTTTCAACTGATGTTTAATGCCGTTGCCTGCATAATTTGCCCGGGTAAACTGCCCTATTCCAAAACGCGAAGAGGCCAGATTAGTTGTACCCGATGTAACATTTACTACAAAGTAATAATTGGTGCTGTCGCCTTTCGAAAAAATGGAAGGCACAACAACTTTAGCTTTCAGCGCATCCGGATCGGCCTGCGACGAGATCGCCTCCTGGCTTGCTTTTACAGAATCAACCGGGGCAACTGTTTTGGGCGTTTCAACCGGCGGACTAACAGGTGGCGCTGCCTGCGTGATAATTTTAGTTGTATCTACAGGCGGGGCCTTTGGCACAACCTGTGCCACCGCATTTGTGGTGTCTGTCTTTGGAATAACTTTTGGTGTTACCTGAACGATAGTTTTGGGCGTATCCGTTTTCGGGCTATTTTTTGGAACAGTTACCTGCGCTATAGTTTTGACAGAATCTTTCTTCGGGG
This genomic window contains:
- the porN gene encoding type IX secretion system ring subunit PorN/GldN, which gives rise to MRESDVAFAKRVWREIDTREKMNAYLASPKQRLIDVIMNAVAAGELTAYSAVPDKDNDPDGDSFYAPLSPDKARNAMADSVPVDKFDKDGNKIGTVMKAGELNPDSVVKFRIKEDWVFDRQRSIFEPRIIGLAPMVKVKVGSTEEYQPAFWLYFPDARPIFAVKEVVSKNSDNTGLSFDDIFMKRIFTSYIVKESNDKDERIKDYATGIDKLYESERIKNPCRIGS
- the uvrC gene encoding excinuclease ABC subunit UvrC; its protein translation is MNKFDYKEALKNIPHKPGIYQFWDEEKELIYIGKAKDLRNRVGSYFNKDYNVNAKTRVLVSKIRNVTFTIVDTEVDAWLLENSLIKKHQPRYNVMLKDDKTYPWIIIKNEHYPRIFWTRRIVRDGSKYLGPYASVSMMHNILGLIKETYPLRTCNLALNKENIQKGKFKVCLEYQLGNCKGPCQDYQTEDDYDHSINEIKDILTGKIGGVLRNLKSDMEQAVADMNFEYAHRLKRKFELLENYQSKSTVVNSSITDVDVFSIASDEKYAFVNYLKVMNGTIIQTQTIELKKRLDESDEELLELAISEFRTRYESHSKEIIVPFNIDVEDQSLKFTVPKLGEKRKLLDLSEKNVRFFRKEKIDQYEKLNPEIRTERLLTQMMKDLRMNTLPRHIECFDNSNFQGKYPVSAIVVFKDGKPSKKDYRHFNVKTVEGPDDFATMEEAVHRRYRRMLDEAGELPQLIVIDGGKGQLSSAMKSLRLLGIEKQVTVIGIAKRLEELYYPGDQYPLYLDKKSETLKVIQHLRDEAHRFGITFHRKKRDQGTLVTELELIEGIGKTTAEKLLKYFKSVKKVREATEEVLMEVVNTKQAKAILAYFGEK
- a CDS encoding four helix bundle protein — encoded protein: MMSYYNLEDLEVYQLAESFSDEIWFIVSEWDYFAKDTVGKQIVRSADSIGANIAEGYGRYHYKENKNFCYFSRGSIVETKGWLKKSKTRGLLNEDQFTALFEKLQSIHLKLNAYLKFIGKSAANKAGI
- a CDS encoding transglycosylase domain-containing protein; translated protein: MIIKLSPGDIKRYNWYLWRAVLSFFALFVLLLVVTYFGLFGQLPSFRDLENPKSNQASEVISADGTTVLGTYYVQNRSSVSFSQLSPNVVNALIATEDSRFYDHSGIDFRRLFTIPLLNLIGSKQGGSTITQQLAKNLFSGSQGAHNPFVRLTQKLKEWIIAVRLERRYTKQEIITMYLNTVDFGAYNTFGIKSAAHTYFNVTPDKLTPDQAAVLVGMVKGPGVYSPIRHPDRALNRRNLILGLMEKQGYLTDGQLQEFKSKPLGIDFNPMNHNEGPAPYFRAVLKQEIQKIFKNQNIVRSDGTPYDLDRDGLKIYTTIDATMQQYAEEAQREYMPQLQGQFNDQWKGVSRWKSIKNFKLLLDEGMYRSDRYKQLELQGKSEDEIRQNFDTPDSLELFTWRGDIDTLMKPIDSILYSKMMLRNALMSMDPTTGYVKAWVGGTDFEHFKYDQVKVGTRQVGSTAKPFTYAVAIENGFSPCQEVDNVPVTIDGWTPGSSPTETLPGAISLRTALAHSQNYVTAYVMNEVKPTPVMELIKKMGVTSDVPPYPSICLGVFNASVFDMTGAYSVFANHGTWTEPTFILRIEDKNGNVVYTHTPKVVQAMDAQSAYVMTYMLKGVIEDGTGSRLKYKYGLNNPIGGKTGTTQENSDGWFIGITPQLVTGVWSGCEDRDIHFRSTRLGEGANSALPIFAGFMKRVYANPALGIKKNVDFDAPKNMTITLDCNAYKQQQQGTNDVDKKLGF